A genomic window from Brassica oleracea var. oleracea cultivar TO1000 chromosome C8, BOL, whole genome shotgun sequence includes:
- the LOC106311172 gene encoding egg cell-secreted protein 1.2-like has protein sequence MASNTWFSLFATIALLLLVNISGRTLPATADPNNIAARLNGGGLMECWDALYELKSCTNEIVLFFLNGETKLGDGCCHAVDVITINCWPSMLTSLGFTSEETNVLRGFCQSSPNHGGSTPAPSPVKL, from the coding sequence ATGGCTTCTAACACTTGGTTTTCCCTCTTCGCCACCATAGCTCTTCTCCTTCTCGTCAACATCTCCGGCAGGACACTCCCGGCGACGGCAGATCCCAACAACATAGCGGCAAGGCTCAACGGTGGAGGACTAATGGAGTGTTGGGATGCTCTCTACGAGCTCAAATCATGCACCAACGAAATTGTTCTCTTCTTTCTCAACGGCGAGACCAAACTCGGCGACGGTTGCTGTCACGCCGTCGACGTCATCACCATAAATTGTTGGCCGTCGATGCTAACTTCTCTCGGCTTTACGTCTGAGGAAACCAACGTCCTCCGCGGCTTCTGCCAGTCGTCTCCAAACCACGGTGGTTCCACTCCGGCTCCTTCCCCTGTAAAACTTTGA
- the LOC106310380 gene encoding cinnamyl alcohol dehydrogenase 2 — protein MAKSSDQNKAFGWAANDKSGVLSPFHFSRRENGDDDVTVKILFCGVCHSDLHTIKNDWGFSHYPIIPGHEIVGIATKVGKNVTKFKEGDRVGVGVIIGSCQSCESCNQDLENYCPQLVYTYNSRSSDGTRNQGGYSDKIVVDQRFVLSFPDGLPSDSGAPLLCAGITVYSPMKYYGMTEEKGKHLGVSGLGGLGHIAVKIGKAFGLKVTVISRSSDKESEAIDRLGADSFLVTTDSQKMKDSFGTMDFVLDTVSAEHSLLPLFSLLKVNGKLVALGLPEKPLELPIFPLVLGRKMVGGSQIGGMKETQEMLDFCAKHNIVADIELIKMSDINSAMDRLAKSDVRYRFVIDVANSINSA, from the exons ATGGCGAAATCTTCCGATCAAAACAAAGCATTTGGATGGGCGGCTAACGACAAATCTGGTGTTCTTTCTCCATTTCATTTCTCTAGAAG AGAGAATGGTGACGACGATGTAACAGTGAAGATATTGTTTTGTGGTGTTTGCCACTCTGATCTTCATACCATCAAGAACGATTGGGGATTCTCTCATTACCCTATCATTCCCGG GCATGAAATCGTTGGAATAGCAACAAAAGTTGGTAAGAACGTAACAAAGTTCAAAGAAGGAGACCGAGTAGGAGTAGGAGTAATAATCGGGTCATGCCAATCATGTGAATCATGTAACCAAGACTTAGAAAACTACTGTCCTCAACTCGTATACACATACAACTCTCGTTCCTCTGACGGAACAAGAAACCAAGGTGGCTATTCCGACAAAATCGTGGTCGACCAACGCTTTGTCCTAAGCTTTCCCGATGGTTTACCGAGTGATTCCGGCGCGCCGCTGCTCTGTGCTGGGATCACTGTGTATAGTCCAATGAAATATTATGGTATGACTGAAGAAAAAGGGAAACATTTAGGTGTAAGCGGACTTGGTGGGCTTGGTCATATCGCTGTGAAGATTGGTAAAGCCTTTGGTTTAAAAGTTACCGTGATTAGTAGGTCATCTGATAAAGAGAGTGAAGCAATTGATCGACTCGGTGCTGACTCCTTTCTTGTCACAACGGATTCTCAAAAGATGAAGGATTCATTTGGGACTATGGATTTCGTGTTGGACACGGTATCAGCAGAACATTCTCTGTTACCGTTGTTTAGTTTGCTTAAAGTGAATGGAAAACTTGTGGCTTTAGGGTTACCAGAGAAACCACTCGAGTTACCAATCTTTCCTCTTGTTCTCG GAAGGAAAATGGTGGGAGGGAGTCAGATTGGAGGGATGAAGGAGACACAAGAGATGCTTGACTTCTGTGCCAAGCATAATATCGTTGCGGATATTGAGCTCATAAAGATGAGTGATATCAACTCTGCAATGGACCGCTTGGCTAAATCTGATGTCAGGTACCGGTTCGTGATCGACGTGGCCAATTCCATCAATTCTGCTTGA